One window from the genome of Marinobacter sp. es.048 encodes:
- a CDS encoding GlcG/HbpS family heme-binding protein translates to MLTIKRLDLAEARILIEGAAEKAREIGVPMCIAVVDESGNLVAFERMDGGKVTSVTIAQDKAFTAAAAKKATHDYNKVNVPGSLAFGIHTEVGGRISSVGGGLPVIVDGDVVGGIGISSGTPQQDMDCAQAGLDHFETKRG, encoded by the coding sequence ATGTTGACGATCAAACGACTGGACCTTGCCGAGGCGCGCATCCTCATTGAGGGCGCCGCTGAAAAGGCCCGTGAAATCGGCGTACCCATGTGTATCGCGGTGGTGGACGAATCCGGCAACCTTGTGGCCTTCGAGCGCATGGACGGCGGCAAGGTTACCAGTGTGACCATTGCCCAGGACAAAGCCTTCACTGCGGCTGCAGCCAAAAAAGCCACCCATGACTACAACAAGGTGAACGTGCCCGGCAGTCTGGCCTTCGGGATTCATACCGAAGTTGGCGGACGCATCAGCTCTGTTGGCGGTGGTCTGCCGGTGATCGTCGACGGCGACGTGGTGGGTGGTATCGGGATCAGTTCCGGTACCCCCCAGCAGGATATGGACTGCGCCCAGGCCGGTCTTGACCACTTTGAAACAAAGCGCGGTTGA
- a CDS encoding ABC transporter ATP-binding protein, translating to MADQAPLICRDIYKTFDQLEVLKGISLETRKGDVVSLIGSSGSGKSTFLRCINLLETPTSGDIIVHGDPIRFTTNRKGERIPADNKQVELIRAKLSMVFQSFNLWSHMTVLENIIEAPIHVLKVPKKEAIERAEAYLNKVGIYERKDYYPAQMSGGQQQRAAIARALAMEPEVMLFDEPTSALDPELVGEVLKVMQSLAEEGRTMIVVTHEMSFARDVSSQVLFLHQGVIEEQGTPEKVFDHPDSERMKQFLTPNF from the coding sequence ATGGCGGACCAAGCGCCTTTGATCTGCAGGGACATTTATAAGACCTTTGACCAACTCGAGGTGCTCAAAGGTATTTCACTGGAGACCCGCAAAGGCGACGTGGTTTCCCTGATCGGCAGCTCCGGCTCGGGCAAGAGCACCTTTCTGCGCTGCATCAACCTGCTGGAAACACCCACCTCCGGCGATATTATCGTGCACGGTGACCCAATAAGGTTCACAACCAACCGCAAGGGCGAACGTATTCCGGCCGATAACAAACAGGTTGAACTGATCCGGGCAAAACTTTCCATGGTCTTCCAGAGCTTCAATCTGTGGTCTCATATGACTGTTCTGGAAAACATCATTGAAGCCCCGATCCACGTCCTGAAAGTACCCAAGAAGGAGGCCATCGAGCGCGCCGAAGCCTACCTGAACAAAGTGGGCATCTACGAGCGCAAGGATTACTACCCGGCCCAGATGTCCGGCGGACAGCAGCAGCGGGCGGCAATTGCCCGGGCCTTGGCCATGGAACCGGAAGTCATGCTGTTTGACGAACCCACCTCAGCTCTGGACCCTGAGCTGGTGGGCGAAGTTCTCAAGGTTATGCAAAGCCTGGCGGAGGAAGGCCGAACCATGATCGTGGTCACCCACGAGATGTCATTCGCAAGGGATGTTTCGAGTCAGGTCCTGTTTTTGCATCAGGGCGTGATCGAGGAACAGGGTACCCCCGAGAAAGTGTTTGATCATCCGGATTCAGAGCGCATGAAGCAGTTCCTGACTCCCAACTTCTGA
- the rhtB gene encoding homoserine/homoserine lactone efflux protein, with amino-acid sequence MSLAAWLTFLVAAVLISVSPGAGAINTMSNGMRYGVRRSLPAIMGLQLGFGIQILLVGAGLGAIIASSNLALSVIKWLGVAYLIWLGISKWREPVMESMDDDRQPVSGYKRFWNAVFVNLTNPKATVFLVALFPQFLVAGAPHGPQLLTMGVTLILVDCLVMLGYALLASQLFRFMTTARRQRQMNRVFGGLFVTAAVALASFKRA; translated from the coding sequence ATGTCACTTGCAGCCTGGCTGACCTTCCTTGTTGCAGCCGTTCTGATCAGTGTCTCCCCGGGTGCTGGGGCGATCAATACCATGAGCAATGGTATGCGTTACGGCGTTCGCCGATCGCTGCCGGCCATCATGGGGCTGCAGCTTGGTTTTGGGATTCAGATTCTGTTGGTGGGTGCCGGGCTAGGCGCCATCATTGCCTCCTCGAACCTTGCCCTGTCAGTCATCAAATGGCTGGGTGTGGCTTACCTGATCTGGCTGGGCATTTCCAAATGGCGAGAGCCGGTGATGGAATCCATGGACGATGACCGTCAGCCCGTTAGCGGGTACAAGCGGTTCTGGAATGCCGTGTTCGTGAACCTCACCAACCCCAAGGCCACAGTCTTTCTGGTGGCTTTATTTCCACAGTTTCTGGTAGCAGGCGCACCCCATGGCCCGCAGTTGCTCACCATGGGCGTCACACTGATTCTGGTGGATTGCCTGGTAATGCTGGGCTACGCCCTGCTCGCCAGCCAGCTGTTCCGGTTCATGACCACGGCCCGACGTCAGCGGCAAATGAACCGTGTGTTTGGGGGGCTGTTCGTGACCGCCGCCGTCGCCCTGGCCAGCTTCAAGCGCGCCTGA
- a CDS encoding TRAP transporter large permease codes for MTTNTTTAPGSNLVGKLSTWLLIIATVGLAFVICVEMINILFYDPWSDEKFLFKLSGSLSDVKIGPLTYLMFGSLAVALMMGLPLAFVTGGLGVMFIYLVGDALMLNIVPGRIFPMMTNSDLAAIPLFIFMASMLERAGLIEEMFSVVYKWMGGLSGGLATATILASTLLAAMVGVIGAAVVTMGIIALPAMLKRGYDQKIALGSIMAGGTLGILIPPSILAILYAVVAQQSVGELYLGSVIPGLMLSSLYIAYVLIRSWINPKLGPPVPVEERISLKEKLILTKNLIAPLVLVFLVLGLLFGGIATPVEAAGIGSFGAIVVAMMHGKFSIAGLREASVTTTKASAMVLWIMFGASVFVGFYILQGGQQFVTDAILGTGMSPYGILFLLMFLLVVLGMFLDWVGILLLAVPIFIPIVKALEFPGLLGFPPVAGDDVVLWFGVLYLVNMQMSFLSPPFGYALFYLRGVCPPEISMGTIFKSSLVFLAIQAFGLFMCILIPGIVTWLPGLVYG; via the coding sequence ATGACTACAAATACAACAACTGCGCCGGGTAGTAACCTTGTCGGGAAACTGAGCACCTGGCTGCTGATCATTGCCACGGTTGGTCTGGCATTCGTCATCTGTGTCGAAATGATCAACATTCTTTTCTATGACCCGTGGAGCGACGAGAAATTCCTGTTCAAGCTCTCCGGTAGCCTTTCTGACGTCAAGATCGGGCCTTTGACTTATCTGATGTTCGGTTCCCTCGCCGTGGCTCTGATGATGGGGCTGCCGCTGGCTTTTGTGACCGGTGGTCTCGGGGTGATGTTTATCTACCTGGTGGGCGATGCACTGATGCTGAACATCGTGCCGGGGCGCATCTTCCCGATGATGACCAACTCTGATCTGGCGGCGATACCGCTGTTTATCTTCATGGCCTCCATGCTGGAACGAGCGGGGCTGATTGAGGAGATGTTCAGTGTCGTCTATAAATGGATGGGCGGCCTGAGCGGTGGTCTGGCGACTGCAACTATTCTGGCGTCTACCCTCCTGGCAGCCATGGTGGGTGTAATTGGGGCCGCAGTTGTCACGATGGGTATCATCGCTTTACCTGCGATGCTCAAGCGCGGTTACGATCAGAAGATCGCGCTGGGCTCGATCATGGCTGGCGGTACTTTGGGCATACTGATTCCTCCCTCAATCCTGGCGATTCTCTACGCGGTTGTTGCGCAGCAATCGGTCGGTGAGTTGTACCTCGGCTCTGTAATTCCGGGCCTCATGCTTTCCTCCCTGTATATTGCCTATGTGCTGATCCGTAGTTGGATAAATCCGAAGCTTGGGCCACCTGTACCGGTGGAGGAGCGGATTTCCCTGAAAGAAAAGCTCATTCTCACGAAAAACCTGATTGCTCCACTGGTTTTGGTGTTTTTGGTGCTGGGCCTGCTGTTTGGTGGCATTGCGACGCCGGTAGAGGCGGCCGGTATCGGCTCCTTTGGCGCCATTGTGGTGGCCATGATGCACGGTAAGTTCTCCATTGCCGGACTGCGGGAAGCATCTGTAACCACTACCAAGGCATCCGCCATGGTGTTGTGGATCATGTTCGGTGCCTCGGTCTTTGTGGGCTTCTATATCCTTCAGGGGGGGCAGCAATTTGTCACGGATGCCATCCTCGGTACTGGCATGTCGCCTTACGGCATCCTGTTCCTGCTGATGTTCCTGCTGGTGGTTCTGGGTATGTTTCTGGACTGGGTGGGTATTCTTCTGCTCGCAGTTCCTATCTTCATTCCCATTGTCAAAGCGCTGGAGTTCCCGGGTCTTCTGGGTTTTCCGCCTGTGGCAGGTGATGACGTTGTGCTCTGGTTTGGTGTGCTCTATCTGGTCAACATGCAGATGTCATTCCTCAGTCCGCCATTCGGTTACGCCTTGTTTTACCTCCGTGGGGTGTGCCCGCCGGAGATATCCATGGGTACGATTTTCAAGTCATCCCTGGTGTTTCTGGCGATTCAGGCGTTCGGGCTGTTCATGTGTATCCTGATCCCCGGCATCGTAACCTGGCTGCCAGGGCTGGTTTACGGTTAA
- a CDS encoding DUF4124 domain-containing protein — translation MPRMMAGLVLSFFIASVANAEVYTWIDSRGVAHFSDYPPGEIPHKQLQVQAPVTVPMSENLRQGKRVSGIRKDVEGLLASGRPGGSGITAKEKADAQLEKTCATYRSKLERIQSKLRAGYSNDRGNTLRRQRRTLSQKLSRECILR, via the coding sequence ATGCCAAGGATGATGGCGGGTCTTGTTTTGTCTTTTTTTATCGCTTCAGTAGCCAACGCTGAGGTCTATACCTGGATAGACAGCCGAGGCGTGGCACATTTCTCCGATTACCCGCCGGGAGAGATTCCCCATAAACAGCTTCAGGTGCAGGCGCCTGTGACAGTACCGATGTCGGAGAACCTCAGGCAAGGGAAGCGTGTGTCCGGAATTCGTAAAGACGTTGAAGGCCTGCTTGCCTCGGGCCGCCCGGGAGGTTCGGGAATAACCGCGAAAGAAAAGGCCGATGCCCAGCTTGAGAAGACCTGTGCAACCTACAGAAGCAAGCTGGAGCGGATCCAGTCCAAACTGCGGGCGGGCTATAGCAACGATAGGGGGAATACGCTCAGGCGGCAGCGCAGGACGCTCAGCCAGAAGCTGAGCCGGGAATGTATCCTGCGTTGA
- the glcE gene encoding glycolate oxidase subunit GlcE, producing the protein MADISQQLKEQVLQARDSGHKLNIVGGGTKAFMGRAADPDAGTLNVGEHTGIVDYHPVELVLTVRAGTPLSEIEATLAEEGQCLHFEPPHFGAASTIGGTLACNLSGPGRPWAGSVRDQVLGIRLLNGKGEHLRFGGQVMKNVAGYDVSRLQAGALGTLGVITEISMKVMPKPAASLTLVQEMGMDEVIHYMNSRAAEPKPITAACWVDGKVYLRLAGAKSGVEATAEKWTGEVMEQGDEFWQQVQDMQHEFFAGNDVPLWRFSVGSTAATPKLEGNWFIDWAGSQRWFRGGGELKDLESSARAAGGQVSLFRGGDRSGEVMHHQPEALKGIQRRIKNAFDPDNIFNPGRLYSWL; encoded by the coding sequence ATGGCTGATATTTCCCAACAGTTGAAGGAGCAGGTGCTCCAGGCCCGGGACAGCGGGCACAAACTCAATATTGTCGGTGGTGGCACCAAGGCCTTCATGGGCCGGGCCGCCGATCCCGATGCCGGAACCCTCAACGTGGGCGAGCACACCGGTATCGTTGACTATCACCCGGTCGAGCTGGTGCTGACTGTCCGTGCCGGCACGCCGCTGAGCGAAATCGAGGCGACTCTGGCTGAGGAAGGTCAGTGCCTGCACTTCGAGCCACCGCATTTTGGCGCGGCCTCCACCATCGGCGGCACTTTGGCATGTAACCTCTCTGGTCCGGGGCGCCCCTGGGCCGGTTCGGTGCGTGACCAGGTGCTGGGTATCCGGCTGCTGAACGGTAAAGGAGAGCACCTCCGGTTTGGCGGTCAGGTTATGAAAAACGTGGCCGGTTACGACGTATCCCGGCTGCAGGCAGGAGCCCTGGGAACCCTGGGCGTGATCACCGAAATCAGCATGAAAGTGATGCCGAAGCCGGCGGCCTCCCTGACTCTGGTTCAGGAAATGGGCATGGATGAGGTGATTCATTACATGAACAGCCGCGCGGCAGAGCCCAAGCCAATCACGGCCGCCTGCTGGGTGGACGGTAAGGTTTATCTGCGCCTGGCCGGTGCGAAATCCGGTGTGGAAGCCACAGCTGAAAAGTGGACAGGCGAAGTGATGGAGCAGGGCGACGAGTTTTGGCAACAGGTGCAGGACATGCAGCACGAGTTTTTTGCCGGTAACGACGTACCGCTTTGGCGCTTCTCGGTAGGTTCTACCGCTGCCACGCCGAAACTGGAAGGCAACTGGTTTATCGACTGGGCCGGTTCCCAGCGCTGGTTCCGTGGCGGAGGTGAGTTGAAAGATCTGGAATCTTCCGCCCGTGCTGCCGGTGGCCAGGTCAGCCTGTTCCGGGGTGGCGATCGCAGCGGTGAGGTGATGCACCATCAGCCGGAGGCCCTTAAAGGCATTCAGCGCCGAATCAAGAACGCGTTTGATCCGGACAACATCTTCAATCCCGGACGTTTATACAGCTGGTTGTAA
- the dctP gene encoding TRAP transporter substrate-binding protein DctP, translating to MNSKNNIRNSCDTGELPPRRSFFKTVAVGAAFAGAMLMGAGQAHAATTWKIQSVWDAGTVGYDLFEDWCNGMEEKSGGELIFKCFPAKAVAADSNSLFDSVRSGVLQGMNPFTLYWSGKIPASVFLSSYPAGPDQPHQWDIMFYSMGMLEKTREIYEKFGLFYVGPIQHDANIIHSKQPVNSLEDLKGLKLRVPGGMVAEVFQAFGASTVSMPGSDIFPALEKGTIDAADYVGPAVNWELGFSQVTDYILFGPPGVMSIYQPVDLMDLTVNLRAWNALDPKLQQLVEDEVRIYSQKHYLTIQKRNVEAMKKFKDAGDTVSRLSQDDVDEWRRRAIPIWYKWANKDEDARAIFDIQVEYMMNETVGYIEESDLEGVPGR from the coding sequence ATGAATTCGAAGAATAACATCCGGAATAGTTGTGACACTGGCGAGCTCCCACCTCGCAGAAGCTTTTTTAAAACAGTCGCGGTAGGCGCGGCATTTGCCGGCGCGATGCTGATGGGTGCCGGACAGGCCCATGCTGCAACAACCTGGAAAATTCAGTCCGTATGGGACGCCGGCACGGTCGGCTATGACCTGTTCGAAGACTGGTGTAATGGCATGGAGGAGAAGTCAGGTGGTGAACTGATTTTCAAGTGTTTCCCTGCCAAAGCTGTCGCTGCTGATAGCAATTCACTGTTCGATTCGGTTCGCAGTGGTGTTCTTCAGGGCATGAACCCGTTCACGCTGTACTGGTCCGGCAAGATTCCCGCATCCGTGTTTCTATCGTCCTACCCGGCCGGCCCTGACCAGCCTCACCAGTGGGATATTATGTTCTATTCCATGGGGATGCTGGAAAAGACCCGGGAGATCTACGAAAAGTTCGGGCTGTTCTACGTTGGCCCGATCCAGCACGATGCAAATATTATCCACTCGAAGCAACCGGTTAACAGCCTCGAAGACCTTAAAGGCCTGAAGCTCCGGGTTCCGGGTGGCATGGTCGCTGAAGTTTTCCAGGCATTCGGTGCATCTACTGTGAGCATGCCGGGTTCTGACATCTTTCCGGCTCTGGAAAAAGGCACCATCGACGCGGCCGACTATGTGGGCCCTGCGGTGAACTGGGAACTGGGCTTTTCTCAGGTGACGGATTACATCCTGTTTGGGCCTCCCGGCGTGATGTCGATCTACCAGCCGGTGGATCTGATGGATCTGACCGTGAACCTGCGTGCCTGGAACGCCCTGGATCCGAAGCTCCAGCAACTGGTTGAGGATGAAGTCCGGATTTATTCCCAGAAGCACTACCTGACCATCCAGAAGCGTAACGTTGAGGCCATGAAGAAGTTCAAGGACGCGGGCGATACGGTAAGCCGTCTCAGCCAGGATGACGTGGATGAATGGCGCCGTAGGGCCATTCCGATCTGGTACAAGTGGGCGAACAAGGACGAAGATGCCCGTGCCATCTTTGACATTCAGGTTGAGTACATGATGAACGAGACCGTAGGCTACATCGAGGAGTCTGATCTGGAAGGTGTGCCGGGCCGGTAA
- a CDS encoding FAD-linked oxidase C-terminal domain-containing protein: protein MTTKPKVSKAELAEQFRAFIDPDFVITDDETMKPYECDGMSMYCEMPLLVVLPETVEQVQRVMRICNENAVPVVARGAGTGLSAGAMPNKEGVVLSLAKFNRIVEIDPLARTARLQPGVRNLAISEEAAQDGLYYGPDPSSQIACTIGGNVAENSGGVHCLKYGLTVHNILSVEMVTAEGDVVTVGSDGLDGCGMDLLALMTGSEGLLGVVTEVKVKLLPKPEVAQVVMAGFDDVQKGGDAVGGIIAHGIIPGGLEMMDGHAIVAADDFAQAGYPRDAKALLLCEVDGTEEEVHEHIAEAEEVFRKLGATSVRTSQSEEERALLWKGRKSAFPAVGRISPDYYCMDGTIPRREIAYVLTEMEKMSEEFGLRVANVFHAGDGNLHPLILFDANVPGEFERTEAFGSRILEMCVEVGGCITGEHGVGVEKIRQMAVQFNDEELQQFHDVKAAFDPAGILNPGKGVPALRFCQEYRSLEHKQHTHEHTEAAHG, encoded by the coding sequence ATGACTACCAAGCCGAAAGTCAGCAAAGCCGAGCTGGCGGAGCAGTTCCGGGCGTTTATCGACCCGGACTTCGTTATCACTGATGACGAGACCATGAAGCCCTACGAATGCGACGGCATGTCGATGTATTGCGAGATGCCGTTGCTGGTGGTGCTGCCGGAGACCGTTGAACAGGTGCAGCGGGTGATGCGCATCTGTAACGAAAACGCAGTACCGGTCGTGGCCCGTGGTGCGGGAACCGGGCTCAGTGCCGGTGCAATGCCCAACAAAGAGGGCGTAGTGCTGTCGCTGGCCAAGTTCAACCGCATCGTGGAAATCGATCCACTGGCCCGAACGGCCAGACTGCAGCCCGGGGTGCGCAACCTCGCCATCAGCGAAGAGGCGGCCCAGGATGGTCTGTATTACGGGCCGGATCCCTCCTCCCAGATCGCCTGCACCATTGGCGGTAATGTCGCCGAGAATTCCGGCGGCGTGCATTGCCTCAAGTACGGTCTGACGGTTCACAACATCCTCAGCGTGGAAATGGTCACCGCCGAGGGCGATGTTGTGACCGTGGGCAGTGATGGTCTGGACGGCTGCGGTATGGATTTGTTGGCGCTGATGACCGGCTCGGAGGGGCTGCTTGGTGTGGTGACGGAAGTCAAAGTAAAACTGCTGCCCAAGCCGGAAGTGGCCCAGGTTGTCATGGCCGGGTTTGATGACGTTCAGAAGGGTGGTGATGCCGTGGGCGGAATCATTGCCCATGGCATTATCCCCGGTGGCCTGGAAATGATGGACGGCCATGCCATTGTTGCTGCGGATGATTTCGCACAGGCCGGTTATCCGAGGGATGCCAAGGCCCTGCTGCTGTGTGAAGTGGACGGCACCGAGGAGGAGGTTCACGAGCATATCGCTGAGGCCGAGGAAGTCTTCCGCAAACTCGGTGCGACGTCCGTCCGGACCTCCCAGAGTGAGGAAGAGCGCGCGCTGTTATGGAAAGGCCGTAAATCCGCTTTCCCGGCCGTGGGCCGGATTTCCCCGGATTACTACTGCATGGATGGCACCATTCCCCGCCGCGAGATTGCTTACGTTCTCACCGAAATGGAAAAGATGTCCGAGGAATTTGGACTGCGCGTAGCCAACGTATTTCATGCCGGCGATGGCAACCTGCACCCGCTGATTCTGTTTGATGCCAATGTGCCCGGCGAATTCGAGCGCACCGAGGCTTTTGGCTCACGCATTCTGGAAATGTGTGTGGAAGTAGGTGGCTGTATTACCGGCGAGCATGGCGTTGGCGTTGAGAAGATTCGTCAGATGGCGGTGCAGTTCAACGACGAGGAACTGCAGCAGTTCCACGACGTGAAGGCCGCGTTTGATCCCGCCGGTATCCTGAACCCGGGCAAGGGTGTGCCGGCCCTGCGGTTTTGCCAGGAATACCGCTCCCTTGAGCACAAACAACACACGCACGAGCATACGGAAGCCGCCCATGGCTGA
- the glcF gene encoding glycolate oxidase subunit GlcF — translation MQTNLVQQFANTKEGQEAESILRACVHCGFCTATCPTYQELNDERDGPRGRIYLMKMFLEGAEVTEKTREHLDRCLTCRSCETTCPSGVQYGRLVDISRGLMEKEMPREPKDKWLRWALARVIPNRQLFGVLLRLGQVFRPVLPEKLRTKVPPRKQASPWPAASHSRIVLALAGCVQPSATPNTNAAAARVLDRLGITMVEAPEAGCCGAVNYHLSEHERGLERMRQNIDAWWPAIEAGAESIIMTASGCGAMVQDYGHLLKDDPVYAAKAQKVSELCTDLGAFLLKQDLEKLKVRQDPGKVAFHCPCTLQHAMKQNGVVEQVLTRAGVNLAATKDKHLCCGSAGTYSVTQPEMSQKLLGNKLKALTVDNPDRIVTANIGCQMHLETKSPVPVQHWVELLDQ, via the coding sequence ATGCAAACGAATCTGGTTCAACAATTTGCCAACACTAAGGAAGGCCAGGAAGCCGAGTCCATCCTGCGGGCCTGTGTGCATTGTGGATTCTGTACCGCGACCTGTCCCACATACCAGGAACTGAACGACGAGCGTGACGGTCCTCGTGGCCGGATCTACCTGATGAAAATGTTCCTGGAAGGGGCGGAAGTTACCGAGAAAACCCGCGAGCACCTGGACCGCTGCCTGACTTGCCGCAGCTGTGAGACCACCTGTCCGTCCGGTGTCCAGTACGGCCGCCTGGTGGACATCAGTCGCGGCCTGATGGAAAAGGAGATGCCCAGGGAGCCGAAAGACAAGTGGCTGCGCTGGGCCCTGGCGCGGGTCATTCCCAATCGTCAGTTGTTCGGTGTTCTGCTTCGCCTGGGGCAAGTGTTCCGCCCGGTATTGCCGGAAAAACTGCGCACCAAGGTGCCGCCCAGAAAGCAGGCCAGCCCTTGGCCTGCAGCCAGCCACAGCCGCATTGTGCTGGCACTGGCAGGCTGCGTGCAGCCTTCCGCCACGCCGAACACCAATGCCGCCGCCGCCCGGGTTTTGGACCGGCTTGGTATTACTATGGTGGAAGCGCCTGAGGCTGGCTGCTGTGGTGCCGTGAACTACCACCTTTCCGAGCATGAGAGAGGCCTGGAAAGAATGCGCCAGAACATTGATGCCTGGTGGCCCGCCATCGAAGCGGGTGCGGAATCGATCATCATGACGGCTTCCGGCTGTGGCGCCATGGTTCAGGATTACGGCCATCTGCTGAAAGATGATCCGGTCTATGCCGCCAAGGCCCAGAAGGTAAGCGAGCTGTGCACCGATCTTGGCGCCTTCCTGCTGAAACAGGATCTGGAGAAACTCAAGGTTCGCCAGGACCCGGGCAAGGTGGCATTCCATTGTCCCTGCACCTTGCAGCACGCCATGAAGCAGAACGGTGTGGTGGAACAGGTCCTGACCCGTGCCGGTGTCAATCTTGCGGCAACAAAGGACAAGCACCTTTGCTGTGGCTCTGCTGGTACCTATTCGGTGACCCAGCCCGAGATGAGCCAGAAGTTGCTGGGCAACAAACTCAAGGCTTTGACCGTCGATAATCCGGACCGCATCGTAACCGCCAACATTGGCTGCCAGATGCATCTGGAGACCAAGTCGCCGGTGCCGGTTCAGCACTGGGTTGAGCTACTGGATCAGTAA
- a CDS encoding TRAP transporter small permease subunit, translating to MSDLEGFGFVMPHWFYWGWLAVMPLIMMAWDKWSSGHGGEAAEPELTPGELQAEEDDPLIYLQFEGNWFTRVVDWICDKSGLFVSFWTINAVVFYFFGVVMRYIFNMPTIWVHEASFLLLGMQYMLAGAFAMLHGAHVRVDVMYNMLPPRGRIGLDIFTSLFFFMFALILLVTSWTFFQDSYAMNERTVETWGIQHWPAKGMMVLGSFLLLLAGISKLIKDIVLFVRLGRERMA from the coding sequence ATGTCTGATCTTGAAGGTTTCGGATTCGTAATGCCGCACTGGTTCTATTGGGGCTGGCTGGCGGTTATGCCGCTGATCATGATGGCCTGGGACAAGTGGAGCAGTGGTCACGGAGGCGAGGCTGCAGAACCGGAATTGACGCCGGGAGAATTGCAGGCGGAAGAGGATGATCCCCTGATTTATCTCCAGTTCGAAGGGAACTGGTTTACCAGGGTAGTGGACTGGATCTGTGACAAATCCGGCCTGTTCGTGTCGTTCTGGACAATCAATGCCGTTGTTTTCTATTTCTTTGGTGTGGTCATGCGCTACATCTTTAACATGCCCACCATCTGGGTTCATGAAGCCAGCTTCCTGTTACTGGGTATGCAGTATATGCTGGCCGGCGCGTTTGCCATGCTTCATGGTGCTCATGTTCGTGTCGATGTCATGTACAACATGCTGCCGCCGCGGGGGAGAATCGGTCTGGATATCTTTACTTCCCTGTTCTTCTTCATGTTTGCCCTGATTCTGCTGGTTACCTCCTGGACCTTCTTCCAGGATTCCTACGCAATGAATGAACGCACGGTCGAGACCTGGGGCATCCAGCACTGGCCGGCTAAAGGCATGATGGTGCTGGGTTCATTTCTTCTGTTACTCGCAGGCATATCCAAGCTGATCAAAGATATCGTCCTGTTTGTTCGTCTTGGCCGGGAGCGCATGGCATGA
- a CDS encoding FCD domain-containing protein, with translation MAISQEISYRLERLILDGGLAPEQKIPSERQLATRLGVSRAVIREALHELQGRGVIETRHGKGSFVASMVPGANELGEQSPLMHLFEGHPRTLFDLLEVREQLEGQAAYLAALRATRLDRHRITKAFRALEDTDPLRNARLDHGFHLAIVEASHNPVLVHVLNSLKNMMLLTVQASVANLNPREEMRKKIVRQHRQLYEAVIAGKPANAQKVAMAHVRFVSEAMRDMEKDGGKLIRMPIEQDKASDHLRAEA, from the coding sequence ATGGCAATCTCCCAGGAAATCTCATACCGGCTGGAACGCCTTATTCTCGATGGCGGGCTGGCTCCGGAGCAAAAGATACCGTCCGAACGTCAGTTGGCAACGCGGCTGGGCGTGTCCCGTGCGGTCATTCGGGAAGCCCTGCATGAACTCCAGGGCCGTGGCGTGATCGAAACCCGCCACGGCAAGGGCTCGTTTGTCGCCAGCATGGTGCCCGGCGCAAACGAGCTCGGGGAGCAAAGCCCACTGATGCATCTTTTCGAAGGGCATCCGCGAACCCTTTTCGACCTTCTGGAAGTACGCGAACAACTGGAAGGTCAGGCCGCCTATCTCGCTGCCCTGCGGGCAACCCGGCTGGACCGGCATCGCATCACGAAGGCGTTCCGAGCACTTGAGGATACCGATCCGCTTCGCAACGCCCGGCTCGACCACGGCTTCCACCTGGCGATTGTGGAAGCATCCCACAACCCGGTTCTGGTGCATGTCCTGAATAGCCTCAAGAACATGATGCTGTTGACCGTTCAGGCCTCCGTTGCCAACCTGAACCCGAGAGAAGAAATGCGGAAGAAAATCGTCCGCCAGCATCGGCAGCTCTATGAAGCCGTCATTGCCGGCAAACCGGCCAATGCCCAGAAGGTGGCGATGGCCCACGTGCGGTTTGTGAGTGAGGCCATGAGAGACATGGAGAAAGACGGCGGCAAACTGATCAGGATGCCCATTGAACAGGACAAAGCAAGCGATCATCTGCGGGCAGAGGCCTGA